CTCGTTGCGATCGCGGCGATCACGACGGCCGCGACGACGACGGCTACGGCCTTCGCCGGCTTCCGGTGCTGCAGCTTGCTCGCCAGCGGCACCTTCAACCGGTGCAACGGCTTGCTGGATGACTTCTTTCTCTTCCGCTGCAACCACAGGCTTGGGTTGACGTTCACGTTCCTGACGCGGTGCGCGTTCACGCGGCTGGCGCGGCTCTTGCGCTTGCTGCTCGGTACGCTCGGCGCGTTCCGGACGCTCTGCGCGCTCGGCCTGCTGACGTTCGCCACGCTCACCACGGTTACGCTCGTTGCGCTGCTCCTGACGGGCTGCGCGGGCGCTCATGTCTTCTTCGATACGCGGCTTGCTGCTGCTGCCACCGCGGCGCTCGTTCTGCGGACGCTCGGCATTGCGGTCTTCACGCTCGGCGCGCTGACCACGTTCGTTGCGTTCACCACGTTCGCCATTGCGATCACGACGGCCGCCCTGGCGGTTGTCGTTGCGCTCGTTACGGGCGCCACGCTGGCCGCCCTGACCTTGACCCTGGCGCTTGGCCGGTTGCGGGGCCGGTTCTTCCACCGCCGGCGTGCCGGCGAAGAACTTGACGATGCGGCTCCACAGGCTCGGGCCGGTAGCGGTTGCTGCCGCCGGGGCCGGTGCGGCTTCGCGCTGGGCGGAAACCGGTGCCGGCTGGGCCGGGGTAATCCCCTTGACCGCGGCTTCCTGGCGCTTGGCCATTTCTTCGCGGGCCTGGCCTGGCTGGTAGCCTTCTTCCGGCGGTGTTTCCACCATGCGGTAAGACGGCAGGGCTTCGTCGCTGTGGTTCAGATCATCGTGACGCAGGCGCACCACGCTGTAGTTCGGCGTTTCCAGGTTGATGTTGGGGATCAGCACCACGTTTACTTTCAGGCGCGATTCCAGCGTAAAGAGTTCAGTACGCTTTTCGTTCAACAGGAAGGTGGCGACATCGACCGGCACCTGCGCGTGGATCGCGCCGGTGTTTTCCTTCATGGCCTCTTCCTGGATGATGCGCAGGATGTTCAGGGCCGAGGATTCGGTGCCGCGGATAAAGCCCGTGCCATGGCAGCGCGGGCAGGCGATATGGGTGGTTTCTTCCAGCGACGGTTGCAGGCGCTGGCGAGACAGTTCCATCAAACCAAAGCGGCTGATCTTGCCGGTCTGCACGCGGGCACGGTCAAAATGCAGCGCCTCGCGCAGGCGGTTTTCCACCTCGCGCTGGTTCTTCGGGTTCTCCATGTCGATGAAGTCGATGACGATCAGGCCGCCGACGTCACGCAGACGCAGCTGGCGGGCGATTTCATCGGCCGCTTCCAGGTTGGTGCGGGCGGCGGTTTCCTCGATGTCCGAGCCTTTGGTGGCGCGGGCCGAGTTCACGTCGATGGAGTAGAGCGCTTCGGTCTTGTCGATCACGATCGCGCCGCCGGACGGCAGCGTTACTTCACGCGCAAAGGCGGTTTCGATCTGGTGTTCGATCTGGAAGCGGGAGAACAGCGGAACGTCGTCCTGGTACAGCTTGACGCGGTTCACGTTACCCGGCATCACGTGGCTCATGAACTGGCGGGCTTGTTCGTAGATGTCGGCCTTGTCGATCAGCAACTCGCCGATATCCGGCTGGAAGTAATCGCGGATGGCACGGATCACGAGGCTGGATTCCTGATAGATCAGGAATGCACCGCTGCCGCCGGCTGCGCCTTCAATGGCACGCCACAGTTGCAAGAGGTAGTTCAGA
The Silvimonas iriomotensis genome window above contains:
- a CDS encoding Rne/Rng family ribonuclease encodes the protein MKRMLFNATQAEELRVAIVDGQKLIDLDIETVGKEQRKSNIYKGVITRIEPSLEACFVDYGCERHGFLPFKEIARSYYADGSEGGRVRPGDALREGQELIVQVEKDERGNKGAALTTYISLAGRYLVLMPNNPRGGGVSRRIEGDERQELRAVLDQLETPQGMSLIARTAAIGRSAEELQWDLNYLLQLWRAIEGAAGGSGAFLIYQESSLVIRAIRDYFQPDIGELLIDKADIYEQARQFMSHVMPGNVNRVKLYQDDVPLFSRFQIEHQIETAFAREVTLPSGGAIVIDKTEALYSIDVNSARATKGSDIEETAARTNLEAADEIARQLRLRDVGGLIVIDFIDMENPKNQREVENRLREALHFDRARVQTGKISRFGLMELSRQRLQPSLEETTHIACPRCHGTGFIRGTESSALNILRIIQEEAMKENTGAIHAQVPVDVATFLLNEKRTELFTLESRLKVNVVLIPNINLETPNYSVVRLRHDDLNHSDEALPSYRMVETPPEEGYQPGQAREEMAKRQEAAVKGITPAQPAPVSAQREAAPAPAAATATGPSLWSRIVKFFAGTPAVEEPAPQPAKRQGQGQGGQRGARNERNDNRQGGRRDRNGERGERNERGQRAEREDRNAERPQNERRGGSSSKPRIEEDMSARAARQEQRNERNRGERGERQQAERAERPERAERTEQQAQEPRQPRERAPRQERERQPKPVVAAEEKEVIQQAVAPVEGAAGEQAAAPEAGEGRSRRRRGRRDRRDRNENAATENTVEAGSEQAVVAEAAPVEQVAPAAASIEQSDWAAAISAATVTATAAAAEVQPQVAETVAAEPAPVAAPAPAPVAAPAPVVAEAVQPQSGTVVTVLASKAAAPAAAVEAAPAPAPAPAPVVAEAPAPVVTVAEVVAATPALQPGLFDEAQPAKAEVAAPAAAPAPAAAPAPVAAPVLEVATPEEVGLVLVATRQDLSSEPATAQAPAAPTRRRRRDSQPRQNEAAAAEPLQQVETAASAAAETAVAAPAEEVRTRRNAATEAPASEHSDAPLVQIETRNE